Proteins found in one Pseudomonadota bacterium genomic segment:
- a CDS encoding DEAD/DEAH box helicase has translation MEFKAFNLNPGLEAGIAAAGYVTPTPIQTKAIPYVTKGRDIIGLAQTGTGKTAAFALPILNRLMQGKRGGVRSLIITPTRELAEQIHDTINCLGNKTRIRSVSIYGGVNINTQIKKLNQGAEIVVACPGRLLDHVNRGTIKLNRVEVLVIDEADHMFDMGFLPDIRRILKHLPAQRQTLLFSATMPNEIHGLAKDILNDPITIKIGETAPADTVSHAHYPVAQHLKTAFLLKLLGNINSKSVLVFTRTKHRAKHLDEQLIKAGISSTSLQGNLSQGRRQAALDGFRKGTFQVLVATDIAARGIDVCKISHVINYDIPDTPDAYIHRIGRTGRAEQNGDAFTLITSDDKQMVNAIDRVIGSKVECRTLADFDYNTPAPQKANKGRSVPSSLRTRHKIGNKRHVSPTFAKKNKSNYI, from the coding sequence ATGGAATTTAAAGCATTTAATTTAAACCCCGGCCTTGAAGCAGGTATAGCCGCTGCCGGGTATGTCACACCAACCCCTATCCAGACCAAAGCGATCCCGTATGTTACTAAAGGACGCGACATTATAGGCCTGGCCCAGACCGGTACCGGCAAGACGGCGGCTTTCGCGCTGCCGATTTTAAACCGGTTAATGCAAGGCAAACGTGGTGGTGTTCGTTCCCTGATTATTACTCCTACCAGGGAATTAGCTGAACAGATTCATGATACCATCAATTGTCTGGGTAATAAGACCCGTATCAGAAGTGTTAGCATCTATGGCGGAGTGAATATAAATACTCAAATCAAAAAACTGAATCAGGGTGCAGAAATTGTTGTTGCCTGCCCAGGCAGGCTTCTTGACCACGTGAACCGTGGAACGATCAAACTCAACCGGGTAGAAGTACTTGTCATTGATGAAGCTGATCATATGTTTGATATGGGATTTCTTCCGGACATCCGACGAATATTGAAACATCTCCCGGCACAGCGGCAAACGCTTTTGTTTTCAGCCACCATGCCCAATGAAATTCACGGCCTGGCTAAAGACATTCTTAATGACCCGATAACAATAAAGATAGGTGAAACCGCACCTGCAGATACCGTCAGTCACGCCCATTATCCTGTGGCGCAGCATTTGAAAACAGCGTTTTTGCTGAAACTTCTGGGCAATATCAACTCCAAATCCGTGCTGGTGTTCACGCGTACCAAGCACCGTGCCAAACACCTGGATGAACAACTTATCAAGGCCGGTATTAGTTCCACATCGCTTCAGGGGAATCTTTCACAGGGCCGTCGTCAGGCCGCTCTTGACGGCTTCCGCAAAGGAACATTTCAAGTGCTGGTAGCCACAGATATTGCTGCGCGCGGCATTGATGTATGTAAGATCTCTCACGTTATCAATTATGATATTCCTGATACCCCGGATGCGTATATTCATCGTATCGGCAGGACAGGGCGGGCGGAACAAAACGGAGATGCATTTACTTTGATTACAAGCGATGACAAGCAAATGGTCAATGCCATTGATCGTGTTATTGGTTCAAAAGTTGAGTGCCGTACCTTGGCGGATTTCGACTATAATACGCCTGCTCCTCAAAAAGCAAATAAAGGGAGGTCTGTGCCTTCATCTTTGAGAACACGGCATAAAATAGGTAACAAGAGGCATGTTAGCCCGACATTCGCGAAGAAGAATAAATCAAATTATATTTAA